A region of the Candidatus Goldiibacteriota bacterium genome:
TATAAACTTTCCAGTTAAAATCAGCGAAACAAAACTGCGATGTTGCGATAAACAAAAACAGTAAAATTATTTTTTTCATGAATTCCTTTCCCTGAATTAAAAAAACAGGGTATTTTTGTTATACCCATCGATGTCTAAGTTACAATTAATCCACGTCACACGCGTCGCCTGTTCCGTCCATATCCGAATCCGCCTGGTCAGGGTTTGGGGTATTCGGGCAATTGTCGCAAAAATCACCCACACCGTCAGAATCAGCGTCTTCCTGATCCGCATTTGAAACATTCGGGCAGTTATCGCACGCGTCGCCTTTCATGTCAAGATCGGCATCATCCTGAGAACTGTTTGCCGTTGCGGCACAGTTGTCACAGGCGTTTCCAACTCCGTCAGAATCAGCGTCCAGCTGATCCGTATTTGAATCAACCGGACAATTATCGCACGCGTCGCCAACCTCATCTATATCAGCGTCCGCCTGAGCGGGATTGGCAGTAAATGTGCAGTTATCACAGATATCTCCTATTCCGTCAGAATCAGAATCTTCCTGGCTGTCATTTGCCGCGCCGGGGCAGTTATCGCACGCGTCGCCTTTGGAATCGCCGTCAGAGTCTGCCTGGCTGCTGTTTGCAACTGTCGGACAGTTATCGCATGCGTTGCCTTTGCCGTCGCCGTCATTATCAGACTGGTCCGCATTAGGAACAGCAGGGCAATTATCCGCGGTGTCAAGAATGCCGTCGCCGTCAGAATCAACAGGCACAGCCGTTGTGGGTGTCGCGGTTGCCTGAGCGGGCGAAGAAGGAGTTTCCGATGAATTGTTACAGCCGATTAATACCATAA
Encoded here:
- a CDS encoding thrombospondin type 3 repeat-containing protein; its protein translation is MVLIGCNNSSETPSSPAQATATPTTAVPVDSDGDGILDTADNCPAVPNADQSDNDGDGKGNACDNCPTVANSSQADSDGDSKGDACDNCPGAANDSQEDSDSDGIGDICDNCTFTANPAQADADIDEVGDACDNCPVDSNTDQLDADSDGVGNACDNCAATANSSQDDADLDMKGDACDNCPNVSNADQEDADSDGVGDFCDNCPNTPNPDQADSDMDGTGDACDVD